Proteins encoded within one genomic window of Spirulina major PCC 6313:
- a CDS encoding glycosyltransferase — protein sequence MLKKNLLTIIITTKNRCETARESIALARRVGNELDVEVLVQDCSDDNSLSIILEDIGLLHRINYQHTHPVSMTENWNNAVRRANGEYLIIIGDDDAVLPTALTVAQWAKRNSIKAVKQQTFDNYWWSNVPSNRLASLFDYVLTHSGTSQESHCHLAWAQFFASGHIPNVFVGAYHNLVHHSVFDELLERTGKYFDSFNPDYYSCFAIGCLLNSYYTLDFPFTIVGKSLKSNSNRSFSESYFHFTEYTDYKIPSLFPNTLIQFSDESMRLGAFRVSIYHSYIVLIANLESLLKVRDYFRESNYFYSQEFLDYVNFPKLYSFAICLEPYQIFKHISQYESVRIVFNGKVIAWYAKLISNYLATFKILGTHVISSCELIIKTIIKRMFKGWYDKYKLRVTVSGSSERHDTCRCKTLTSAVELKMSTLNDLMIN from the coding sequence ATGTTAAAAAAAAATCTGCTCACTATTATAATAACCACTAAAAATAGGTGTGAAACAGCTCGTGAATCTATTGCCTTAGCAAGACGAGTAGGGAATGAATTAGACGTAGAAGTGCTGGTTCAAGATTGTAGTGATGACAACAGTCTGAGCATTATATTAGAGGATATTGGGCTACTACATCGTATTAATTATCAACATACACACCCTGTCTCGATGACTGAAAATTGGAATAATGCTGTGAGAAGAGCTAATGGAGAATATCTTATTATAATAGGGGATGATGACGCAGTCCTTCCTACAGCACTGACCGTTGCTCAATGGGCTAAAAGGAACTCTATTAAAGCGGTTAAGCAACAAACATTTGATAACTACTGGTGGTCTAATGTTCCTAGTAATCGTCTTGCTAGCTTATTTGACTATGTTTTGACTCATTCCGGTACCTCGCAGGAGTCCCACTGCCACCTTGCTTGGGCGCAGTTCTTTGCTTCAGGTCATATCCCTAATGTATTTGTGGGAGCTTACCATAACCTTGTTCATCATTCAGTATTTGATGAGTTGCTAGAGCGTACTGGAAAATACTTTGATAGCTTTAATCCAGATTACTATTCTTGTTTTGCTATAGGATGCCTTTTGAATTCTTATTATACTCTCGATTTTCCATTTACTATTGTCGGCAAATCACTTAAGAGTAATTCAAATCGTTCTTTTTCAGAGTCATACTTCCATTTCACTGAATACACAGACTATAAAATACCAAGTCTGTTTCCAAACACTCTTATACAGTTTTCTGATGAATCTATGCGCTTGGGTGCATTTAGAGTATCTATTTATCATTCGTATATTGTTTTAATAGCTAACCTTGAGTCACTGCTTAAAGTGAGAGATTATTTTCGAGAGTCTAACTATTTTTATAGTCAAGAATTTCTGGATTATGTTAATTTCCCCAAACTTTACTCTTTCGCGATCTGTTTAGAGCCTTATCAGATTTTCAAGCATATAAGTCAATATGAAAGTGTGAGAATTGTTTTTAATGGAAAGGTGATTGCATGGTATGCTAAATTAATAAGTAATTATCTTGCAACATTCAAAATATTAGGGACTCATGTTATATCTTCATGTGAGTTAATAATTAAAACTATAATCAAAAGAATGTTTAAGGGGTGGTACGATAAGTATAAGTTGCGTGTCACAGTTAGCGGATCTTCAGAACGTCACGATACATGTAGGTGTAAAACTCTAACAAGCGCTGTGGAGCTAAAAATGTCCACACTCAATGACTTGATGATTAACTAG
- a CDS encoding transketolase, with protein MTIPNFPDIAAQLRANVVQMSHQAKAAHLASALSCVDILTVLYGQVLNIDPAQPQHPDRDRFILSKGHAAAALYATLAWKGLISPDQLPTYGKQHSLLEEHPSPKLPGVEAATGSLGHGLPIGNGMALAARIQRQDYRVFVLMSDGECNEGSVWEAAMFAAAQGLDNLTAIVDFNKWQATGRSQEVLQLDPLADKWVSFGWTVTELDGHDHDQLLAALTQPSNGRPHAIVAHTIKGKGVSFMEDDNNWHYRVPTEQEVLDAKVELGVL; from the coding sequence ATGACTATCCCAAACTTCCCTGACATTGCCGCCCAACTGCGCGCAAATGTAGTGCAGATGTCTCATCAGGCTAAGGCTGCTCACCTTGCTTCTGCTCTATCCTGCGTGGATATTTTAACCGTACTGTATGGTCAAGTCTTGAATATTGACCCTGCCCAGCCCCAACACCCCGATCGCGATCGCTTTATCCTCAGCAAAGGCCATGCTGCTGCTGCTCTTTATGCCACCTTGGCTTGGAAAGGCTTAATTTCCCCCGATCAACTACCCACCTATGGCAAACAACACTCACTCTTGGAAGAACACCCTTCCCCCAAACTGCCCGGAGTCGAAGCAGCGACTGGGTCTTTAGGTCATGGTCTACCCATCGGCAACGGTATGGCCTTAGCTGCTCGCATTCAGAGACAAGACTATCGAGTCTTTGTCCTGATGAGTGATGGTGAGTGTAACGAAGGGTCGGTATGGGAGGCAGCGATGTTTGCCGCTGCTCAGGGGTTAGATAATCTGACGGCGATCGTGGACTTTAACAAATGGCAGGCCACGGGGCGCTCTCAAGAAGTTCTCCAACTCGACCCCCTAGCGGATAAGTGGGTGAGCTTTGGTTGGACAGTGACTGAGCTAGATGGCCACGATCATGACCAGTTACTCGCCGCACTCACCCAACCCTCTAACGGTCGCCCCCATGCCATTGTTGCCCACACCATCAAAGGAAAGGGAGTTTCCTTCATGGAAGATGACAACAACTGGCACTATCGGGTGCCAACTGAACAAGAAGTACTCGACGCGAAAGTTGAGCTAGGAGTCCTATGA
- a CDS encoding transketolase family protein → MRNAFAKAVTELATQNPDLVLLAGDIGNRMFDGFKSQYPTRFYNCGVAEAGMTGIAAGLAASGLQPITYTITPFNTLRCLEQIRDDVCYPDLPVILVGTGAGLSYANLGATHHSMDDIAALRILPNMHVICPGDPVEVGLAVTAALELKRPTYIRIGKKGEPVIHHQPPTFHIGQGIVLQEGTDIALVSVGNVLPIAMESAQILTEKGLSIGLVSLHTVKPLDYNLLTDLFNRYHQIVVVEEHGLAGGAGSAILEWGCTQGVDLRKLRCFAGPDRFLSACGNQQQARAAIGLDPASIIQSLVQGWDC, encoded by the coding sequence ATGAGAAATGCCTTTGCCAAAGCAGTCACTGAGCTGGCGACTCAGAACCCAGACCTCGTATTGCTGGCGGGGGACATTGGCAACCGAATGTTTGATGGATTTAAGAGTCAGTATCCGACCCGGTTTTATAACTGTGGTGTTGCCGAGGCAGGAATGACCGGTATCGCCGCCGGGTTAGCTGCATCCGGTTTACAGCCAATTACCTACACCATTACCCCTTTTAATACCCTGCGTTGCTTAGAACAAATTCGCGATGATGTCTGCTACCCTGACTTACCCGTAATTCTAGTAGGCACAGGTGCAGGTTTATCCTATGCCAATTTAGGAGCAACGCATCACTCAATGGATGATATTGCTGCCCTACGAATTTTACCGAATATGCATGTGATTTGTCCTGGCGATCCAGTAGAAGTTGGCTTGGCCGTGACCGCTGCCTTGGAATTGAAGCGACCAACCTATATTCGGATTGGTAAAAAAGGAGAGCCAGTTATACATCATCAGCCGCCCACCTTCCATATAGGACAAGGAATTGTCTTGCAAGAGGGTACAGATATTGCCTTGGTTAGTGTAGGAAATGTTCTGCCGATAGCAATGGAATCTGCTCAAATTCTTACCGAGAAAGGTTTATCCATTGGTTTGGTGAGTCTCCATACGGTCAAGCCCCTTGACTATAACCTTCTCACCGATCTTTTCAATCGCTATCATCAAATTGTAGTGGTTGAAGAGCATGGTCTTGCCGGTGGTGCAGGGAGTGCTATTTTGGAGTGGGGCTGTACTCAAGGAGTAGATCTTCGCAAGCTGCGATGTTTTGCTGGGCCTGATCGCTTTCTGAGTGCCTGCGGCAATCAGCAACAAGCTCGGGCTGCCATTGGTTTAGATCCCGCTTCTATTATCCAGAGTTTGGTGCAGGGGTGGGACTGCTGA
- a CDS encoding aminoglycoside phosphotransferase family protein, whose translation MAKLIIPGESLLAEFGLLNPQLERIRAGRNSRVWRVEGLGCTYILKQYFRHSGDPRDRLATEYGFLSFLNSQGLTNVPQPLAQDAANGFALYSYIPGVPVTTIETNHIQQSAHFIEQINQNRYSVAARSLPSASESCFSLEEHLQRVKWRLESLQIALVNRTDPSQLGAYQLLAEHLWPTYKKLEQQLQFQYSAVDLSKTLDFQQRVLSPSDFGFHNILEVENQLHFLDFEYAGWDDPAKLLCDFASQPQCPVSVNQSKVFGNQLSVWLPQIQERASLLLPLYRLKWCCILLNEFRDQDRQRRYHAGDDQTDHLEVQLHKAQTYFCQHLPNY comes from the coding sequence ATGGCTAAATTAATAATTCCGGGAGAAAGTCTACTAGCTGAATTTGGTTTGCTTAATCCCCAGTTAGAGCGAATTCGGGCTGGACGCAATAGCCGGGTGTGGCGGGTTGAGGGCTTAGGTTGTACCTACATCCTAAAGCAATATTTCCGTCATTCGGGAGACCCTCGCGATCGCCTAGCCACGGAATATGGTTTTCTGAGCTTTCTCAACAGTCAAGGCTTAACTAATGTTCCTCAGCCTTTAGCCCAGGATGCAGCCAATGGATTTGCCTTATATAGTTATATTCCTGGTGTTCCAGTCACTACGATTGAGACTAACCACATTCAGCAGTCAGCCCATTTTATTGAGCAAATCAATCAAAATCGCTATTCGGTAGCAGCCCGCTCTTTGCCCTCAGCGTCTGAGTCCTGTTTTAGCCTAGAGGAGCACCTACAACGGGTAAAGTGGCGTTTAGAGAGTTTGCAAATCGCTTTGGTAAACCGCACCGATCCTTCTCAGTTGGGGGCATATCAATTACTTGCGGAGCATCTATGGCCGACTTATAAAAAGCTAGAGCAGCAACTACAATTTCAATACTCAGCAGTAGATTTATCAAAAACCTTAGATTTTCAACAGCGAGTGCTATCTCCTTCTGACTTTGGCTTTCACAATATATTAGAAGTTGAGAATCAACTCCATTTCCTGGATTTTGAATATGCAGGTTGGGATGATCCAGCAAAGCTGCTCTGTGACTTCGCGAGTCAACCTCAATGTCCTGTTTCTGTCAACCAAAGCAAAGTCTTTGGGAATCAACTAAGTGTTTGGTTGCCCCAAATTCAAGAGCGAGCAAGCTTACTTTTACCTCTTTATCGTCTCAAGTGGTGCTGTATTTTGCTGAACGAGTTTCGCGATCAAGATCGCCAGCGGCGCTATCATGCTGGTGATGATCAGACTGATCATCTAGAGGTGCAGTTGCATAAAGCCCAAACTTATTTCTGTCAACATTTACCAAATTACTAA
- a CDS encoding class I SAM-dependent methyltransferase, producing the protein MALVDFMSVLHKSTSRDYLARVNDSEYPKARAAKLAKQWGYDYWDGDRRINYGGYRYLEGRWEKVARAMVDHYDLPERPRILDVGCGKGFLLFDFLKVVPDAEVYGLDISDYAIAHSKEEIRDRLVVGNATQLPWPDNYFDLVISITTLHNLHNYDLDQALQEMERVGKNNKYLCVEAYRTEEEKANLLYWQVTCEAFCTPDEWQWWFQKTGYTGDYSFIYFE; encoded by the coding sequence ATGGCCTTAGTTGATTTCATGTCGGTTCTTCATAAAAGCACCAGTCGAGACTATCTAGCTCGGGTTAATGATTCGGAGTATCCCAAAGCTAGGGCTGCTAAGTTAGCGAAGCAGTGGGGCTATGATTATTGGGATGGCGATCGCCGCATTAACTACGGAGGATATCGTTATCTTGAGGGTCGCTGGGAAAAAGTGGCCCGAGCGATGGTTGATCATTATGACTTACCAGAGCGCCCTCGCATTTTGGATGTTGGTTGTGGTAAGGGGTTTTTGTTATTCGATTTTCTCAAGGTTGTGCCTGATGCTGAGGTGTATGGTCTAGATATTTCTGATTATGCCATTGCTCATAGCAAGGAGGAAATCCGCGATCGCTTAGTAGTGGGTAACGCCACCCAACTGCCCTGGCCGGATAACTATTTCGATTTGGTAATTTCCATTACCACATTGCATAATCTCCATAACTACGACCTAGATCAAGCTTTGCAGGAAATGGAGCGGGTCGGTAAGAACAATAAATACCTTTGCGTAGAGGCTTACCGAACTGAAGAAGAAAAAGCTAATCTATTGTACTGGCAAGTCACCTGCGAAGCTTTTTGTACTCCCGATGAGTGGCAATGGTGGTTTCAGAAAACGGGCTACACTGGTGATTATTCGTTTATCTATTTTGAGTAA
- a CDS encoding zinc-binding dehydrogenase encodes MTIPKTMKAAILVEQRQPLVVAEIELPQQLDVGQVLVKVHYTGICGSQLGEIDGAKGPDRFLPHLLGHEASGTVMAVGPGVKHVKPDDVVVLHWRKGLGIEATPPTYQWQGRDVNAGWVTTFNEYAIVSENRCTPIPSDSDLQVAALFGCAVTTGFGVVENNAKLKIGESIVVFGAGGIGLNMVQAAVLVSAYPIIAVDIHKNRLQLAAEMGATHLIDSSYEDPKSKIAEIMGNAGLDVFIDNTGQPSIIEIGYQLTKPQGRVVLVGVPRKGKDISIYSLPLHFGKVLIGSHGGDCYPHLDIPRYHNLFRLDRIKLKELITNTFNLGEINKAIKKIRNGEVKGRCLISFK; translated from the coding sequence ATGACTATTCCAAAAACAATGAAAGCTGCAATTTTGGTAGAGCAGCGCCAGCCCCTGGTAGTTGCAGAAATTGAGCTACCTCAGCAGCTTGATGTGGGGCAGGTATTGGTAAAGGTTCACTATACAGGTATCTGTGGTTCCCAGTTGGGAGAAATTGATGGAGCGAAGGGGCCAGATCGCTTTCTACCGCATTTGCTAGGTCATGAAGCATCAGGAACGGTGATGGCGGTAGGGCCAGGGGTCAAGCATGTCAAGCCGGATGATGTGGTGGTACTACACTGGCGGAAAGGATTAGGGATTGAGGCGACACCCCCAACGTACCAATGGCAGGGTCGTGATGTTAATGCTGGGTGGGTGACTACTTTTAATGAATATGCGATCGTGTCCGAAAATCGCTGTACGCCAATTCCATCCGATAGTGATTTACAGGTTGCTGCGTTGTTTGGCTGTGCGGTGACGACAGGTTTTGGTGTGGTCGAAAACAATGCCAAGCTTAAGATTGGAGAGTCTATAGTGGTCTTTGGAGCTGGGGGTATTGGACTGAATATGGTACAGGCGGCTGTTCTGGTTAGTGCCTATCCTATCATTGCGGTAGATATCCACAAAAATCGTCTGCAACTGGCGGCAGAGATGGGGGCAACCCACCTGATCGACAGTTCCTACGAAGACCCTAAGTCTAAAATTGCTGAAATTATGGGCAATGCTGGTCTGGATGTCTTTATTGACAACACCGGACAACCCTCAATTATTGAAATAGGCTATCAGTTAACCAAACCCCAGGGACGTGTGGTGTTAGTAGGAGTGCCGCGTAAAGGTAAGGATATTAGTATTTATTCTCTACCACTTCACTTTGGCAAAGTATTAATTGGTTCTCACGGTGGGGATTGCTACCCTCATCTTGATATTCCCCGATATCATAATTTATTTCGCTTGGATCGCATCAAACTCAAAGAGTTAATTACAAACACATTTAACTTAGGTGAAATCAACAAAGCAATTAAGAAAATTCGCAATGGGGAAGTGAAAGGCCGTTGTTTAATATCCTTTAAATAG
- a CDS encoding class I SAM-dependent methyltransferase, with protein MSMKVSEARCHVCDGTCEEFEDFGSFRQIASDCKPYKRGGQLVICQDCGMVQRPLSAGWKKTTEEIYSNYQLFYQGLQQNEEIIFHSLTGQSTSRSKLMLSWLDNVLELPFLGSFLDIGCGAGGFLESFSKYRPQWQLFGLDIGDNAKKTVEKIPNTQFIQGSIDFLSEDTKKYDLILLSHTLEHLPNPRQSLKIILDHLSDDGFLFIQGPILETAPFDILVADHRSFFTSQTLSYLLQKSGFEILSIDTKYLPKEISVLMQKQKGDRNQPNNDYHSSYYSNKEMVQENINFLNSIRDQSLEFKGNTTKKIGIFGSSISSSWLFGEFEEAQFFVDENSQRIGSYHLGVPIISPSVLSNEHTVLMPFRPDIAKLIADRLHKTLGLEDVFILHRAPRKIERFHEPSARGAGSAPN; from the coding sequence ATGAGCATGAAAGTTAGTGAAGCACGGTGTCATGTTTGTGACGGAACATGCGAAGAATTTGAAGATTTTGGTTCATTTCGTCAGATTGCATCTGATTGCAAGCCCTATAAAAGAGGTGGACAATTAGTGATTTGTCAAGATTGCGGAATGGTTCAAAGACCATTAAGTGCAGGCTGGAAGAAGACAACAGAAGAAATTTACTCAAACTACCAGTTGTTTTATCAAGGCTTGCAACAAAATGAGGAGATTATTTTTCATAGTCTCACTGGTCAAAGCACATCTAGATCTAAATTGATGTTATCTTGGTTAGATAATGTTCTTGAATTACCATTTTTAGGTTCTTTTCTCGATATTGGATGTGGGGCTGGAGGTTTTTTAGAAAGCTTCTCAAAATATCGCCCTCAATGGCAATTGTTTGGATTAGATATAGGTGATAATGCAAAAAAAACAGTAGAAAAAATTCCTAACACTCAGTTTATTCAAGGCTCAATAGATTTTCTTTCTGAAGACACTAAGAAGTATGACTTAATTCTTTTAAGCCATACTCTAGAGCATTTACCTAATCCACGTCAGTCCTTAAAAATTATACTCGATCATCTGTCAGATGATGGCTTTTTATTCATACAAGGTCCAATTCTCGAAACTGCTCCATTCGACATATTAGTAGCCGATCATCGCTCTTTTTTTACATCGCAAACACTATCCTATCTTCTACAAAAAAGTGGATTTGAAATTTTATCTATAGATACCAAGTATTTACCAAAAGAAATCAGTGTTTTGATGCAAAAGCAAAAAGGAGATAGAAATCAGCCTAATAATGATTATCATTCGAGTTACTATTCAAACAAAGAAATGGTTCAAGAAAATATAAATTTTTTGAATTCTATCCGAGACCAATCTTTAGAGTTCAAAGGAAATACAACAAAAAAGATCGGTATTTTTGGTTCAAGTATTTCTTCATCTTGGCTTTTTGGTGAATTTGAAGAGGCACAATTTTTTGTAGATGAAAACTCACAACGTATAGGTAGTTATCATCTAGGTGTGCCAATAATAAGCCCTTCTGTCTTATCTAATGAACATACTGTACTCATGCCTTTTAGACCTGATATTGCCAAGTTAATTGCTGATCGTCTACATAAAACACTAGGTCTTGAGGATGTATTTATATTACACAGGGCACCTCGAAAAATAGAAAGATTTCATGAACCGAGCGCGAGAGGAGCAGGCTCTGCGCCAAACTAG
- a CDS encoding IS5 family transposase — protein MGKGFGRIEKRRQQLEARKDKLQDLNEMIPWRDLGQVLDQLPRPERKSKAGRKAIDVVVLFKLLILKHLYNLSNEEVEYQAHDRASFRRFLGLSGEAEIPDATTLDRFEQRLREANLIEELFEQFASFLREAGYEAKGGQIIDATLIPVPIQRNSREENQKIKQGELPEAWREQPHKLSQKDRDARWTKKNGQNHFGYKNHINIDAKHGFIRRYSITEASVHDSQALGAVLDPDNGGDEVWADSAYRDEQVEVGLEALGHSSQIHERAYRNRPLTEEQKASNRKKSKTRAKVEHVFGSWVMTMGGKLVRAVGLARVQAQLGFKNLVYNLKRYVFWQQKSRSQSRVQCV, from the coding sequence ATGGGTAAAGGCTTCGGCAGAATTGAGAAGCGGCGGCAGCAGCTAGAAGCACGCAAAGACAAGCTGCAAGACCTCAATGAGATGATACCGTGGCGGGACTTGGGGCAAGTGCTCGACCAACTGCCGCGCCCAGAACGAAAAAGCAAAGCGGGTCGCAAAGCCATCGACGTGGTGGTTCTGTTCAAACTCTTGATCTTGAAGCATCTCTACAACCTGAGCAACGAGGAAGTCGAGTACCAAGCGCACGACCGAGCCTCATTCCGCCGATTTCTGGGGTTGTCGGGAGAAGCAGAGATTCCGGATGCGACGACCCTAGACCGGTTTGAGCAACGGCTGAGAGAAGCCAACCTCATCGAGGAACTCTTTGAGCAGTTTGCCAGCTTCCTGCGAGAGGCAGGGTATGAAGCGAAAGGGGGTCAAATCATTGATGCTACGCTGATTCCAGTGCCAATCCAGCGCAACAGTCGAGAAGAGAACCAGAAGATTAAACAAGGAGAGCTCCCGGAAGCCTGGCGAGAGCAGCCCCACAAACTGTCCCAGAAGGACAGGGATGCCCGCTGGACGAAAAAGAACGGCCAGAACCACTTCGGCTACAAAAACCACATCAATATCGATGCCAAGCATGGCTTCATCCGCCGCTATAGCATTACCGAAGCCTCGGTGCATGACTCCCAAGCCTTAGGTGCGGTGCTAGACCCGGACAATGGTGGCGACGAGGTTTGGGCGGATAGTGCTTACCGCGATGAGCAAGTGGAAGTCGGCTTGGAAGCCCTTGGTCATAGCAGTCAAATTCACGAACGAGCCTATCGCAACCGACCGTTGACAGAAGAGCAGAAAGCCTCCAACCGGAAAAAGTCCAAGACCCGCGCCAAAGTCGAGCATGTCTTTGGGTCTTGGGTGATGACGATGGGGGGCAAGTTAGTCCGGGCGGTCGGTCTAGCGCGAGTGCAAGCCCAACTGGGCTTCAAAAATTTGGTGTACAACCTCAAGCGCTATGTGTTCTGGCAACAGAAGTCTCGATCTCAGTCCCGAGTTCAGTGTGTCTAA
- a CDS encoding SDR family oxidoreductase, whose product MIKTAIIGASGYIGWRLLQSYRNEFPDCIGTTFSQKIPTLHHFDIRCPDLHALNLIKTGHKAVLIASAKPNISFCENNQQLAYDVNVKGTLDLARQAEDLGLPIIFLSTDYVFEGTAAPYKDSDIPKPTTQYGLQKLTVEQELPSLVSNYLILRLSKVYGTQKKDGTLLDEVAKNFTSSSVMRMASDQLFCPTHIDDIIDVIHELQITSCGNKILNLCNPHGISRYEIAMLMADAMNADKNLVHSISLHDLPRMRSRPLDTRMSPSGIVAQIKPEFISTQQSILQVARAWYDNLE is encoded by the coding sequence ATGATAAAAACTGCAATTATTGGAGCCAGTGGATACATTGGGTGGCGTTTATTACAATCCTACAGAAATGAATTTCCTGATTGTATAGGAACCACTTTCTCTCAAAAAATACCTACTCTGCATCATTTTGATATCCGATGTCCTGATCTTCATGCGTTAAACCTTATCAAAACCGGTCATAAAGCTGTTTTGATTGCATCAGCAAAACCCAACATTTCTTTTTGTGAAAATAATCAGCAATTAGCTTATGATGTTAATGTTAAAGGGACGCTCGATCTTGCCCGTCAGGCTGAAGATCTAGGGTTACCAATAATTTTTTTGTCAACAGATTATGTATTTGAAGGAACTGCTGCACCATATAAAGATAGTGATATTCCCAAACCAACAACCCAATATGGACTTCAAAAGTTGACTGTAGAACAAGAGTTACCTAGTTTAGTCAGTAATTATCTCATTCTACGTCTTAGCAAAGTATATGGCACTCAAAAAAAAGATGGAACATTGCTAGATGAAGTAGCCAAAAATTTTACGTCTAGCTCAGTAATGCGTATGGCAAGTGATCAGCTATTCTGCCCCACACATATTGATGACATAATTGATGTGATTCATGAGCTACAAATAACTAGTTGTGGTAATAAAATCTTAAACTTATGTAACCCTCATGGTATTTCCCGCTACGAAATTGCCATGCTTATGGCGGATGCAATGAATGCAGATAAGAATTTAGTTCATTCTATTTCACTACATGATCTGCCAAGAATGCGATCACGCCCTCTTGATACGCGCATGTCTCCATCTGGTATAGTGGCGCAGATCAAGCCTGAATTCATATCAACACAACAGAGTATACTCCAAGTTGCTAGAGCTTGGTATGATAACCTTGAATAA
- a CDS encoding class I SAM-dependent methyltransferase: MNIHSRRLSCRLCESPNPIKVLPLQPVPVGEHYSQTPPTSQEMRFPIDIYHCDHCGAVQTQDDIASDFLWNGYTYFSGQTRGIIKHFQDFVSFYKETYGFPSLCQAFDIGSNDGSLLKCFEAEGCSVYGIDPSDIVAGVAQESGIPTFIGLFSDAVIASFPTEYQTADIITAFNVFAHSPDMPGMIRGVKQMLKPNGIFCFEVQYLGDIVNKKLLGTVFHEHMIHYSVTSAKNFLEAYDMKLINFTRNPIQMGSIIFFCAHQYSDYPTNSEIKKLLDHEKYMGLTDGHWGEEFSTHIYEQVTRIQEYREMWTANGFKVVGYGAARSGPTLAIQFGLENCLEYVLDDHPSKCGKFGVFESIAVHPTQKLYTAKPDVVIVLAWIHTKKIIQNNVSYLELGGRFISLWPNVAEVTIENLDSWLKMFDQVKQ; this comes from the coding sequence ATGAACATCCATTCTCGTAGGTTATCTTGTCGTCTCTGTGAATCACCAAACCCTATAAAGGTTCTACCTTTGCAGCCTGTTCCAGTTGGTGAGCACTATTCTCAAACTCCGCCTACATCTCAAGAAATGCGTTTCCCCATTGATATTTATCATTGCGATCATTGTGGCGCTGTACAGACCCAAGATGATATTGCAAGTGATTTTTTATGGAATGGATATACCTATTTCTCAGGACAAACACGGGGAATCATAAAACATTTCCAAGACTTCGTAAGTTTTTATAAGGAAACTTACGGGTTTCCTTCCTTATGCCAAGCTTTTGATATTGGAAGCAATGATGGTTCTCTACTTAAGTGTTTTGAAGCAGAGGGCTGTTCCGTCTATGGAATTGATCCATCTGATATAGTGGCTGGTGTTGCTCAAGAGTCAGGAATTCCGACATTTATTGGACTATTTTCAGATGCAGTTATCGCGTCCTTTCCCACTGAATATCAAACAGCGGATATTATAACAGCTTTCAATGTATTTGCTCATTCTCCTGATATGCCTGGGATGATCAGAGGCGTAAAGCAAATGCTGAAGCCTAACGGAATTTTTTGTTTTGAGGTTCAATACTTAGGTGATATCGTCAACAAAAAATTGTTAGGAACAGTGTTTCATGAACACATGATTCACTACTCAGTTACGTCCGCCAAAAATTTCTTGGAAGCCTACGATATGAAGTTAATAAACTTCACAAGAAATCCCATTCAAATGGGATCAATAATCTTTTTTTGTGCTCATCAGTACTCTGACTATCCCACTAACAGCGAAATCAAAAAACTGTTAGATCATGAAAAGTATATGGGCTTAACTGATGGTCATTGGGGTGAAGAATTTTCTACCCATATTTATGAACAAGTCACTCGCATTCAAGAGTACAGAGAAATGTGGACAGCGAATGGTTTTAAAGTTGTTGGGTACGGAGCTGCACGCTCAGGGCCAACTCTAGCTATCCAATTTGGTCTAGAAAATTGTCTTGAGTACGTCTTGGATGATCATCCTTCCAAATGCGGTAAGTTCGGGGTATTTGAATCTATTGCAGTGCATCCTACGCAAAAACTTTACACGGCTAAGCCGGATGTTGTCATTGTCTTGGCATGGATTCACACGAAAAAAATTATCCAAAATAATGTTTCTTATTTGGAATTAGGTGGTCGGTTTATTAGCTTGTGGCCTAATGTAGCTGAAGTAACAATTGAAAACTTGGATAGTTGGCTCAAGATGTTTGACCAGGTAAAACAATGA